From Erigeron canadensis isolate Cc75 chromosome 8, C_canadensis_v1, whole genome shotgun sequence, one genomic window encodes:
- the LOC122610546 gene encoding uncharacterized protein LOC122610546, translated as MANRKKRVAVEPSLDSKKAWTDLEIKILIECWLDASEDPDFGNDRTGDSFWDTMIENYNAQVEYHRNKHQMTSKWRKIRAQVAKFNAIWSKYDDNRSSRENDTQVMEEARATYKAEVGVAFNMYECWLRLKDKPLILAPFGVDVLGRNMTNRRPGVGLSDPVSVDSDEDVLAYEPVDLGTENELFRPDLFARSAKTKSPRTSTSFDAGLARSLASDIVAQLERHCKTRQEILESQRESLAFIHEEETKRTMYSTLSFMGTTELDEEDKRFIKDAKKKLMAEYTPIIQGPGCV; from the coding sequence ATGGCGAACCGCAAAAAAAGAGTTGCAGTCGAGCCATCGCTTGACTCGAAGAAAGCTTGGACTGACTTGGAGATAAAGATTTTGATCGAGTGTTGGCTTGATGCGTCTGAGGATCCAGATTTTGGGAATGATCGAACGGGTGACAGTTTCTGGGACACGATGATTGAGAACTACAATGCACAAGTGGAATATCATAGAAATAAGCACCAAATGACGTCCAAATGGAGGAAGATTCGAGCCCAAGTTGCCAAGTTCAATGCCATTTGGTCCAAGTACGATGATAACCGAAGTAGCAGAGAAAACGACACCCAAGTTATGGAAGAGGCGCGAGCCACCTACAAAGCTGAAGTTGGTGTCGCGTTTAACATGTATGAATGTTGGTTACGTTTGAAGGATAAGCCATTGATTCTCGCACCTTTCGGTGTGGATGTTTTGGGTCGTAATATGACAAACAGGAGACCGGGAGTTGGGCTGAGTGATCCGGTTAGTGTTGACAGTGATGAGGATGTTCTCGCCTATGAACCCGTCGATCTTGGAACCGAAAATGAACTCTTCAGGCCTGACCTATTTGCGCGTTCAGCTAAAACAAAGTCTCCACGCACTTCCACCTCTTTCGATGCAGGTTTAGCTCGATCATTGGCATCAGACATCGTCGCCCAACTCGAGAGGCATTGTAAAACCCGACAGGAGATTTTGGAGTCCCAGAGGGAGTCACTAGCTTTCATCCACGAGGAAGAAACGAAACGGACGATGTATTCGACACTTTCTTTCATGGGGACGACCGAGTTGGACGAGGAGGATAAGAGGTTCATCAAGGACGCGAAGAAGAAGCTGATGGCAGAGTATACACCCATCATCCAAGGTCCCGGCtgtgtttag